The DNA window tgaacgaatagagagagagagagagagaaacagtttttgttaatatgcgttttaaataaattgtgcacacttatcgatagtatcgattaatGCAGCTAGCTATGCAATTTTGTAACTAAAAAGGcccaaatatttttagaaattatttttaaagctacaGTTTGATTGATATAATAAATATCGATAGCAATACCTATAAATAtcgtttaatatataatataaaacaaattatgcaaaagaaagaatataaataacagCTTGACTGCATAGTTTTCAACTAaacgatactatcgataactatATAAACGATAATTGCataatatgtatgcatgtgtgtgtaatacGCACCAAGCAAAGCTGGATGATCGAGATTGCTCATTGGGAAATTGAACGCGGCGCCCGGAAACAATTTATTGTCAGCTGGTGACATAATGAAGGGCTGCGCAGCATGGTGGGATGCAAGGCTATCGCCAATTTCATCATCGTTACCAGAGCTGCAAATAACACACATataagtttgcatttaaattggtAAGTGGGTGGGTGCTCATGGTTACCTCATGGATCCTTTGCCGCCATCACCGCTGCTCGAGCGATTGGCATCGTGCTCACCGGTGGAGTCATTGCTGTGCTCatcattggcattggcattgctgttggcattgttgttggaGCAGACAAGCTCCATGGGCTCGGATTTGACATCgtcgacgccgccgccgccgccgccgccaccacctcGTGCCAATGGCGAAGGTGTAAGGCTGCCGAGCTTTTCAATAATCGAgatgccattgccattgccattggtgTTGCCATTTGCATTGCCTGTGTTGCCATTGATGGGTCCATTGCCTAAGttgaaatgcaattagctaggcttttattatattcaaatttgctTCACTTACGTTTCTCATCCTTAAGCGGTGGcgtattgttattattgtggTGCTTGATCGTGCTAAAGTCGGCCGGAGTGAGCTGTGGCGAGGCGCTGCGTGCATGGAGCTGCAGATCgggactgttgttgttgctgttgggtaGTCCATTGTCGGCGCTGCGTAGACGCTTCAATGCATGCGAGGATTCATCGGCGGCTGCGGTCTTGCGATGCATCATGGCCATATGCTTAAGCAGCTGATTGTTGATATgtggcagctgcggcggcggcggtggtggcgaGCCAGCCTGCTGGCGGCTGCTGAACAGCGTGGCGCCATCATCATGCAACGCGCC is part of the Drosophila busckii strain San Diego stock center, stock number 13000-0081.31 chromosome X, ASM1175060v1, whole genome shotgun sequence genome and encodes:
- the LOC108606257 gene encoding broad-complex core protein isoforms 1/2/3/4/5 isoform X3, with the translated sequence MDETQHFCLRWNNYQSSITSAFENLRDDEDFVDVTLACEGRSIKAHRVVLSACSPYFRDLLKSTPCKHPVILLQDVNFMDLHSLVEFIYHGEVNVHQKSLQSFLKTAEVLRVSGLTQQQAEDTHSHLAQIQNLANAGVRTPLNSHAHHGALHDDGATLFSSRQQAGSPPPPPPQLPHINNQLLKHMAMMHRKTAAADESSHALKRLRSADNGLPNSNNNSPDLQLHARSASPQLTPADFSTIKHHNNNNTPPLKDEKRNGPINGNTGNANGNTNGNGNGISIIEKLGSLTPSPLARGGGGGGGGGVDDVKSEPMELVCSNNNANSNANANDEHSNDSTGEHDANRSSSGDGGKGSMSSGNDDEIGDSLASHHAAQPFIMSPADNKLFPGAAFNFPMSNLDHPALLGLNTQLQQTGELSVSPQGNSPKKLFSCQLCGKLLCSKASLKRHIADKHAVRQEEYRCAICERVYCSRNSLMTHIYTYHKSRPGEMEMKDIKLYNQFNSSI